One genomic region from Elusimicrobiota bacterium encodes:
- a CDS encoding response regulator — MPSRIFLLEDDRGIVRVVRTTLGDEGWDVCVHGRIAGALQAFAASRADLALLDVELPDGEGFQVCAEIRADSAFRDVPIIFMTSRGGLEDRLHGFRAGAQDYIQKPFEVPELVARLRAHLALRAREDGLRREAEAATARERIRQDVFDMIIHDLRTPLTSIKVSLGMLRDGDLIDTATHARLQDISNRSLDQAMLMIDDLLDLKSRKLNAQRRPVDLAALFEKLRRMFQPQFERHGGAFRSLLAEDARQVCSDPSLLFRILVNLINNAHKYSPKGKAIELRASRSGPALLCEVLDEGPGIPDAEKELIFEKFYRTQEVQTKAVPGSGIGLAFCRLAAQALGGRVSVRDREGGGSCFVVEVPAEETPAPAPAVAPVSDAAALLGPELIREFLADCADQLRKLQDGLRAGQGPLSLDEIRALARAAHQFAGTTGTYGFPQAGAAAARLESLLRNYMSGQATDAGGLRAEALQAFDAVRAQLKRPA, encoded by the coding sequence ATGCCTTCCCGCATCTTCCTGCTCGAGGACGACCGCGGCATCGTTCGCGTCGTGCGCACGACTCTGGGGGACGAAGGCTGGGACGTCTGCGTGCACGGCCGGATCGCCGGCGCGCTCCAGGCCTTCGCCGCGTCCCGGGCCGACCTCGCCCTGCTCGACGTCGAGCTGCCCGACGGCGAAGGCTTCCAGGTCTGCGCGGAGATCCGCGCCGACTCGGCGTTCCGCGACGTCCCCATCATCTTCATGACCTCCCGTGGCGGCCTGGAAGACCGCCTGCACGGCTTCCGGGCCGGGGCGCAGGACTACATCCAGAAGCCCTTCGAGGTGCCGGAGCTGGTGGCCCGGCTGCGAGCCCATCTGGCCCTGCGGGCCCGGGAGGACGGCCTCCGGCGCGAAGCCGAGGCGGCGACCGCGCGCGAAAGGATCCGCCAGGACGTCTTCGACATGATCATCCATGACCTGCGCACGCCCCTGACCAGCATCAAGGTCTCGCTGGGCATGCTGCGCGACGGCGACCTCATAGACACGGCGACCCACGCCCGCCTGCAGGACATCTCCAACCGCTCTCTGGACCAGGCCATGCTCATGATCGACGACCTGCTCGACCTCAAGTCCAGGAAGCTGAACGCGCAGCGGCGGCCCGTGGATCTGGCGGCCCTCTTCGAGAAGCTGCGGCGCATGTTCCAGCCGCAGTTCGAGCGCCACGGCGGGGCCTTCCGGAGCCTGTTGGCCGAGGACGCCCGGCAAGTCTGCTCGGACCCCAGCCTGCTCTTCCGCATCCTGGTGAACCTGATCAACAACGCGCACAAATACTCTCCCAAGGGCAAAGCCATCGAGCTGCGCGCCAGCCGCAGCGGACCGGCGCTGCTCTGCGAGGTCCTCGACGAGGGGCCGGGCATACCGGACGCCGAGAAGGAATTGATCTTCGAGAAGTTCTACCGGACGCAGGAGGTCCAGACCAAGGCGGTGCCGGGCAGCGGCATCGGGCTGGCCTTCTGCCGCCTGGCCGCGCAGGCCTTGGGCGGCCGCGTCAGCGTCCGGGACCGGGAGGGCGGCGGCAGTTGCTTTGTGGTGGAGGTCCCGGCCGAGGAAACCCCGGCGCCGGCGCCCGCCGTCGCGCCCGTCTCGGACGCCGCGGCCCTGCTCGGGCCGGAGCTCATACGCGAGTTCCTGGCGGACTGCGCGGACCAGCTGCGCAAGCTGCAGGACGGGCTCCGGGCCGGCCAGGGGCCTCTGAGTCTTGATGAGATCCGCGCCTTGGCGCGGGCCGCGCACCAGTTCGCAGGCACGACCGGGACCTACGGCTTCCCCCAGGCCGGGGCCGCAGCCGCCCGGCTGGAGTCTTTGCTGCGTAACTACATGAGCGGCCAAGCGACCGACGCCGGGGGCCTGCGCGCAGAGGCGCTGCAGGCCTTCGATGCCGTGCGCGCTCAGCTCAAGCGGCCGGCTTGA
- a CDS encoding response regulator: MTEEAQGGAVRDLRILLVEDNKFLKVAALRQLAQIAGVQVDAVDNGLEALEALPRAAYDLVLMDCQMPEMDGFEATAEIRKREAGGKRLPVIALTASAEDREKCLASGMDEVLTKPVASAALKSCIEKWGRAQLKPAA; encoded by the coding sequence ATGACCGAAGAAGCCCAAGGCGGCGCCGTCCGGGACCTCCGCATCCTGCTCGTGGAAGACAACAAGTTCCTCAAGGTGGCGGCGCTGCGCCAGCTCGCCCAGATCGCGGGCGTGCAGGTGGACGCCGTGGACAACGGCCTGGAGGCCCTGGAAGCCCTGCCCCGCGCGGCTTACGACCTCGTGCTGATGGACTGCCAGATGCCGGAGATGGACGGCTTCGAGGCTACGGCCGAGATCCGCAAGCGGGAAGCCGGAGGCAAACGCCTTCCGGTCATCGCGCTCACCGCTTCCGCGGAAGATAGGGAGAAGTGCCTGGCCTCGGGCATGGACGAGGTCCTGACCAAGCCGGTCGCCTCGGCGGCGCTCAAGTCCTGCATCGAGAAGTGGGGCCGCGCTCAGCTCAAGCCGGCCGCTTGA
- a CDS encoding hydrogenase maturation protease, with amino-acid sequence MKSLVLGLGNPSRCDDGVGVAVARQLAAGPLPAGVEVQPTCEAGPALLDLLAGCQRLIVVDAVRTEGGRPGDIYEFPLAELVGRPGADCAHNAQLPALLALGVRLGLPMPREGLCFAVEAARLDEFGEGLTPAVAEAVPRVAERIRLRLS; translated from the coding sequence TTGAAGTCCCTAGTCCTGGGCCTGGGCAACCCCAGCCGCTGCGACGACGGCGTGGGGGTGGCGGTGGCTCGGCAACTCGCCGCCGGGCCCCTGCCCGCGGGGGTCGAAGTCCAGCCGACCTGCGAAGCTGGCCCGGCCCTGCTGGACCTGCTGGCCGGCTGCCAGCGCCTCATCGTGGTCGATGCCGTGCGCACCGAGGGCGGACGCCCGGGAGACATCTACGAGTTCCCTCTCGCGGAGCTGGTCGGGCGCCCGGGGGCTGACTGCGCCCACAACGCGCAGCTGCCCGCCTTGCTGGCCCTGGGCGTCCGGCTGGGCCTGCCCATGCCGCGCGAGGGGCTCTGCTTCGCCGTGGAAGCCGCCCGGCTCGACGAGTTCGGCGAAGGCCTGACTCCGGCCGTGGCCGAGGCCGTGCCCCGGGTCGCGGAACGGATCCGCCTCAGATTGTCATGA
- a CDS encoding Ni/Fe hydrogenase subunit alpha yields the protein MNSQRITINPITRLEGHGKIEIFLDDKGDVATAALQIPELRGFEKFAEGRPAEEMPRITPRICGVCPTTHHMASVKALDALYQVAPTAAGKAIRELMYSAFMLEDHLLHFFFLGGPDFIMGPQSAPAGRNILGVIGKVGLEAAGKLIRLRRECRALIEFIGGKVIHPVGCLPGGVSKPFPEEERRRYKPTAEFGVEFVRFVLKVFHDLVLGNKEYLDLILGDIYKHKTYYMGMVDERNRVNFYDGLIRVVDPDGKEFAKFAGQDYLQHLAERVEPWTYVKFLYLKKVGWKGFVDGKSSGVYRVAPLARLNAAEGMATPLAQEEYQKMYAALGGKPAHNTLAYHWARLIEALYAAERLRELLEAPELTDPDVRNIPTAVPKEGIGVVEAPRGTLFHHYQTDSRGIITKANLLVATQNNQAAMSMSIAKAAAGLIKGGKVSEGLLNMVEMAFRPYDPCMACSTHALGETPLVVRVLDSGRRVVRELRRH from the coding sequence ATGAACAGCCAGCGGATCACCATAAACCCGATCACCAGGCTCGAGGGCCACGGGAAGATCGAGATCTTCCTCGACGACAAGGGCGACGTGGCGACGGCGGCTTTGCAGATCCCGGAGCTGCGCGGCTTCGAGAAGTTCGCCGAGGGCCGGCCGGCCGAGGAGATGCCGCGCATAACGCCCCGCATCTGCGGGGTCTGCCCCACCACCCACCATATGGCCTCGGTCAAGGCCCTGGACGCCCTCTACCAGGTCGCGCCGACTGCGGCGGGCAAGGCCATCCGGGAGCTGATGTACTCCGCCTTCATGCTGGAGGACCATCTGCTCCACTTCTTCTTCCTGGGCGGCCCGGACTTCATCATGGGGCCGCAGTCGGCGCCCGCCGGCCGCAACATCCTCGGCGTCATCGGCAAGGTGGGCCTGGAAGCGGCCGGGAAGCTCATCCGGCTGCGCCGGGAATGCCGCGCCCTCATCGAGTTCATCGGGGGCAAGGTCATCCATCCCGTGGGCTGCCTCCCCGGAGGGGTGTCCAAGCCCTTCCCGGAGGAAGAACGCCGGCGCTACAAGCCCACGGCCGAGTTCGGCGTCGAGTTCGTGCGGTTCGTGCTTAAGGTCTTCCATGACCTGGTCCTGGGGAACAAGGAATACCTGGACCTCATCCTGGGCGACATCTACAAGCACAAGACCTACTACATGGGGATGGTGGACGAGCGCAACCGCGTGAACTTCTACGACGGCCTCATCCGGGTGGTGGACCCCGACGGCAAGGAGTTCGCCAAATTCGCGGGCCAAGACTACCTGCAGCACCTGGCCGAGCGCGTGGAGCCCTGGACCTACGTGAAGTTCCTCTACCTGAAGAAGGTCGGCTGGAAGGGCTTCGTGGACGGCAAGTCGAGCGGCGTGTACCGGGTCGCGCCCCTGGCCCGGCTCAACGCGGCCGAGGGCATGGCCACCCCCCTGGCCCAGGAGGAATACCAGAAGATGTATGCCGCCCTAGGCGGCAAGCCCGCGCACAACACTTTGGCCTACCATTGGGCCAGGCTCATCGAGGCCCTCTACGCGGCGGAGCGCTTGCGCGAGCTGCTCGAGGCCCCGGAGCTGACCGACCCCGACGTCCGCAACATCCCCACGGCCGTGCCCAAAGAGGGCATCGGTGTGGTGGAGGCGCCGCGCGGGACCTTGTTCCACCACTACCAGACCGACAGCCGGGGCATCATCACCAAGGCGAACCTCCTGGTGGCCACCCAGAACAACCAGGCCGCCATGAGCATGTCCATCGCCAAGGCGGCCGCCGGCCTCATCAAGGGCGGCAAGGTCTCGGAGGGTCTGCTCAACATGGTGGAGATGGCCTTCCGGCCCTACGACCCGTGCATGGCATGCTCCACCCACGCCCTGGGAGAGACGCCCCTCGTGGTGCGGGTGCTCGACTCCGGCCGGCGGGTGGTCCGGGAGCTGAGGCGCCATTGA
- a CDS encoding oxidoreductase, with product MPKPKVAFYWCSSCGGCEESIVDLHEDILKVVEAVDIVFWPVALDFKLKDVEAMPDGSIAVSFINGAIRMSEQEEAVKLLRRKSQLVVAHGSCAHLGGIPGLANLWDRKSIFARVYREVPSVDNPAGIFPQDQTLTPQGTLDLPSFYDTVKTLDQTIDVDYYLPGCAPPKDLILAALKAILTCELPPKGSVLAPKTTLCDTCPRKDSKPEKTVLKDIKRPHQVMIDPEKCFLDQGLICAGPATRSGCGEKCIKANMPCRGCFGPTDEVQDQGAKLLSALASLYDVSDEAEAQKLADSIVDLSGTLYRFSLPASILRRKQGVA from the coding sequence ATGCCCAAACCGAAAGTCGCGTTCTACTGGTGTTCGAGCTGCGGAGGCTGCGAGGAGTCGATCGTCGACCTCCACGAGGACATCCTCAAGGTCGTGGAGGCCGTGGACATCGTCTTCTGGCCCGTGGCCCTGGACTTCAAGCTCAAGGACGTGGAGGCCATGCCCGACGGCTCGATCGCGGTGAGCTTCATCAATGGAGCCATCCGCATGTCCGAGCAGGAGGAGGCGGTCAAGCTCCTGCGCCGCAAATCCCAGTTGGTCGTGGCCCACGGCAGTTGCGCCCACCTCGGCGGCATCCCCGGCCTGGCGAACCTCTGGGACCGCAAGAGCATCTTCGCGCGGGTCTACCGGGAGGTCCCCAGCGTGGACAACCCGGCCGGGATCTTCCCCCAGGACCAGACGCTTACGCCGCAAGGCACCCTCGATCTGCCCTCCTTCTACGACACGGTCAAGACCTTGGACCAGACCATAGACGTGGACTACTACCTGCCGGGCTGCGCTCCGCCCAAGGACCTCATCCTGGCGGCGCTCAAGGCGATCCTCACCTGCGAGCTTCCGCCCAAGGGCTCGGTGCTGGCGCCCAAGACCACGCTCTGCGACACCTGCCCGCGCAAGGACTCCAAGCCCGAGAAGACCGTGCTCAAGGATATCAAGCGGCCGCACCAGGTCATGATCGACCCGGAGAAGTGCTTTTTGGACCAGGGGCTCATCTGCGCGGGCCCCGCGACCCGCTCGGGCTGCGGTGAGAAGTGCATCAAGGCCAACATGCCCTGCCGGGGCTGCTTCGGCCCGACGGACGAGGTCCAGGACCAGGGGGCCAAGCTCCTATCGGCGCTGGCATCCCTCTACGACGTCAGCGACGAGGCCGAGGCCCAGAAGCTCGCCGACTCGATCGTGGACCTGAGCGGGACGCTCTACCGCTTCAGCCTCCCGGCCTCCATCCTGCGCCGGAAACAGGGGGTGGCGTGA
- a CDS encoding hydrogenase iron-sulfur subunit, with translation MAATVDPELCAGCKICIGLCPYKAISYDKDKKVAVFSDMLCQACGTCVAACPSGHAVARHFTTRELLAEIQPFVADAAEPKLVAFLCNWCSYAGGDKAAGARKPFPANMDIIRVMCSGRVDPQFVLDAFRKGADGVLILGCHPGDCHYKEGNYKALRRYHFLKKALQEMGIAAERFRLEWVSASEGERFAQVVAGMAQELKKLGPLNLTVGR, from the coding sequence ATGGCCGCGACCGTGGACCCGGAGCTCTGCGCCGGCTGCAAGATATGCATCGGCCTGTGCCCCTACAAGGCCATCAGCTACGACAAGGACAAGAAGGTCGCGGTGTTCAGCGACATGCTCTGCCAGGCCTGCGGCACCTGCGTGGCGGCCTGCCCCAGCGGGCACGCGGTGGCCAGGCATTTCACCACCCGGGAGCTCCTGGCCGAGATTCAGCCCTTCGTGGCGGACGCCGCCGAGCCCAAGCTCGTGGCCTTCCTGTGCAACTGGTGCTCCTACGCCGGGGGCGACAAGGCCGCCGGCGCGCGTAAGCCGTTCCCGGCCAACATGGACATCATCCGGGTCATGTGCAGCGGACGCGTCGACCCGCAGTTCGTCCTGGACGCCTTCCGCAAGGGGGCCGACGGGGTCCTGATCCTGGGCTGCCACCCCGGGGACTGCCATTACAAGGAAGGCAACTACAAGGCCCTGCGCCGCTACCACTTCCTCAAGAAAGCCCTGCAGGAGATGGGGATAGCGGCCGAGCGCTTCAGGCTCGAGTGGGTCTCGGCCAGCGAGGGCGAACGGTTCGCCCAAGTGGTCGCGGGCATGGCCCAGGAGCTTAAGAAGCTGGGGCCCCTGAATCTGACGGTCGGCCGATGA
- a CDS encoding CoB--CoM heterodisulfide reductase iron-sulfur subunit A family protein: MDEKIGVYVCECGPNIKNALDVEAVVRHAGGLPGVAAAKSHRLLCSDEGKAFLKSEIQAQGLTRLVIAACSPREHEATFRGVSEASGLNPFLMQMANIREHAAWVTGEPAVATAKAKAFVAAAVRRVALHQPLERKFVDSNPDALVVGGGVAGISAVAALAQKGRKAYLVERAPCLGGRVARFEDAFPRAECASCMLEPKLDKVLHQDNIQVLTYSEVEEVLGSFGNYIIKVRRKARSVDLHNCIGCGACYEPCPVQVPNDYDEGMSRRKAIYIPYTGCLPNVPVIDRETCLRFKKDAAPGQRGCDLCQKACPFGAIDYSQQDEVLEIRAGGVVLATGSALFDPKRAPQYGYGKLDNVLTGMEFARLVSQTGPTGGKVLKKDGQPPQAVALIHCVGSRTPEYNPYCSGVCCLASLGFIHMIQKQLPQAEVSAVYSELSLPGRDAQKLCDEVKSHGARFLRARGPAAARVEREGERLAVRYQTEAGRTARGSSPSRTPTRSAASSRSRARKTGSSPRRTPPWSRWPAPARACSSPGAASLPRTYRPRRPKAGQPREASSRRWSPGRNWS, from the coding sequence ATGGATGAGAAGATCGGAGTGTACGTCTGCGAGTGCGGGCCCAACATCAAGAACGCCCTGGACGTGGAGGCCGTGGTCCGCCACGCCGGCGGACTCCCGGGCGTGGCCGCGGCCAAGTCCCACCGGCTGCTCTGCTCCGACGAAGGGAAAGCCTTCCTGAAGAGCGAGATCCAGGCGCAAGGCCTCACCCGCCTGGTCATCGCCGCCTGCTCCCCCCGGGAACACGAGGCGACCTTCCGGGGGGTCAGCGAGGCGTCGGGCCTCAACCCCTTCCTCATGCAGATGGCCAACATCCGCGAGCACGCGGCCTGGGTCACGGGCGAGCCGGCCGTGGCCACCGCCAAGGCCAAGGCCTTCGTGGCCGCCGCGGTGCGCCGCGTCGCCCTGCACCAGCCCCTGGAGCGCAAGTTCGTGGACAGCAACCCGGACGCCTTGGTCGTGGGCGGCGGGGTCGCGGGCATCTCGGCCGTCGCGGCCCTGGCCCAGAAGGGGCGCAAGGCCTACTTGGTGGAGCGCGCCCCCTGCCTGGGCGGCCGGGTGGCGCGCTTCGAGGACGCCTTCCCCCGCGCGGAATGCGCCTCGTGCATGCTGGAGCCCAAGCTCGACAAGGTCCTGCACCAGGACAACATCCAGGTGCTGACCTACAGCGAGGTGGAAGAGGTCCTGGGCAGCTTCGGCAACTACATCATCAAGGTTCGCCGCAAGGCTCGCTCCGTGGACCTGCACAACTGCATCGGCTGCGGGGCCTGCTACGAGCCCTGTCCCGTGCAGGTCCCCAACGACTACGACGAGGGCATGAGCCGGCGCAAGGCCATCTACATCCCCTACACGGGCTGCCTGCCCAACGTCCCGGTCATCGACCGCGAGACCTGCCTGCGCTTCAAAAAGGACGCCGCGCCCGGGCAGCGCGGCTGCGACCTCTGCCAGAAGGCCTGCCCCTTCGGCGCCATCGACTACAGCCAGCAGGACGAGGTGCTGGAGATCCGGGCCGGCGGGGTGGTCCTGGCCACGGGCTCCGCCCTCTTCGACCCCAAGCGCGCCCCCCAGTACGGCTACGGCAAGCTCGACAACGTCCTGACCGGCATGGAGTTCGCGCGTCTGGTGTCCCAGACCGGACCCACCGGCGGCAAGGTCTTGAAAAAGGACGGCCAGCCGCCGCAAGCCGTGGCGCTCATCCACTGCGTGGGCTCCCGGACGCCCGAGTACAACCCGTACTGCTCGGGCGTCTGCTGCCTGGCGTCTTTGGGCTTCATCCACATGATCCAGAAGCAGCTGCCCCAAGCCGAGGTCAGCGCCGTGTACTCGGAGCTCTCTTTGCCCGGCCGGGACGCCCAGAAGCTCTGCGACGAGGTGAAGTCCCACGGCGCCAGGTTCCTGCGCGCCCGGGGGCCCGCGGCCGCGCGCGTCGAGCGCGAGGGCGAGCGCTTGGCCGTGCGCTACCAGACCGAGGCCGGCCGGACCGCCAGGGGCTCGAGCCCCAGCCGGACGCCGACCAGGTCTGCCGCGTCTTCGAGGTCCCGCGCGAGAAAAACGGGTTCTTCACCTCGGCGCACGCCTCCTTGGAGCCGGTGGCCAGCCCCCGCAAGGGCGTGTTCATCGCCGGGTGCTGCCAGTCTCCCCAGGACATACCGGCCGCGGCGGCCGAAGGCGGGGCAGCCGCGGGAGGCATCCTCTCGGCGCTGGTCCCCGGGGAGAAACTGGAGCTAG
- a CDS encoding chemotaxis protein CheD, which produces MGIKPQAARQLKVVVGIGEFRLAHGSALLSTCSLGSCVGIVLYDQACRLAGLAHCMLPDLDCLHEAPPGGSGKCVATALPHMIERILRRCQARSARHLQACLVGGAAMFALGDEDPQSKIGYRNVAKAEQLLAESRIPIVLRQVGANYGRGVQFAVNTGLLTITTALHGAQQFRCNGRAVPPGADPGTSQRG; this is translated from the coding sequence ATGGGGATCAAGCCCCAGGCCGCGCGCCAACTCAAGGTCGTGGTGGGCATCGGCGAGTTCCGGCTCGCTCACGGCTCGGCCCTCCTGAGCACCTGCAGCCTGGGCTCCTGCGTGGGCATAGTCCTCTATGACCAGGCCTGCCGGCTCGCCGGCCTGGCCCACTGCATGCTGCCGGACCTGGACTGCCTGCACGAGGCGCCCCCCGGCGGGTCGGGCAAGTGCGTGGCCACCGCCTTGCCGCACATGATCGAGCGCATCCTGCGCCGATGCCAGGCCCGCAGCGCGCGCCACCTGCAGGCCTGCCTGGTCGGGGGGGCCGCCATGTTCGCCCTGGGCGACGAGGATCCCCAGTCCAAGATCGGGTACCGCAACGTGGCCAAGGCCGAGCAGCTCCTCGCCGAGAGCCGGATCCCGATCGTGCTGCGCCAAGTCGGCGCGAACTACGGCCGGGGGGTGCAGTTCGCGGTCAACACGGGCTTGTTGACCATCACCACGGCTCTGCACGGAGCCCAGCAGTTCCGCTGCAACGGCCGTGCGGTCCCCCCCGGAGCTGACCCGGGGACGTCCCAGAGAGGCTAA
- a CDS encoding chemotaxis protein CheA — MSAEEYSRTPEMQELFLSESGEILRQLDKALVQLEKAPDPKLLNEIFRASHSLKGMAGTMGYERTSHLAHAMEDLLARLREGTAKVSPEVVDLLLECRDALQALVDAIASAGDDTGVDNGPILAKVQAALAGPASSPPLAGAAPAARGEAAAPSKITSIRLNIEHLDALMNLVGELVLNKARLLNIAARREVPDLREALKEFERISHSLQDRVLKTRMVPIALLLDTYPRMVRDLARDKGKPVDFAVAGQDIEADRILLEELNQPLVHILRNVVDHGIESAEERRRAGKPAAGRVSLAARQEKGQLRITVTDDGRGMSPERIKRKAVDKGFLTEAEAESLSREEAFMLICKPGFSTAEKLSETSGRGVGMDAVKALVDKHNGRLRIESTEGQGTSMSISLPLSLAIIRTLLVRSGPDVYVIPLRNVRELVGIGRHNLRTIEGRRAIILRDEVIPLFALEELYFGKAAGAAAGPYAVVLDHERRIALQVDALVGQQEVVIKTLTGLMRKVRGFSGATILGDGRAALIVDIEELL, encoded by the coding sequence CAAGCTCCTCAACGAGATCTTCCGAGCCTCGCATTCGCTCAAGGGCATGGCGGGCACGATGGGCTACGAGCGCACCAGCCACCTGGCCCACGCCATGGAGGACCTCCTGGCCCGGCTGCGCGAGGGGACCGCGAAGGTCTCCCCCGAGGTCGTGGACCTCCTGCTCGAGTGCCGGGACGCCCTGCAGGCCTTGGTGGACGCCATCGCCTCCGCGGGGGACGACACGGGTGTGGACAACGGGCCGATCCTGGCCAAGGTCCAGGCCGCCCTCGCGGGCCCGGCGTCTTCCCCCCCTCTCGCCGGCGCGGCGCCGGCCGCGCGCGGCGAGGCCGCGGCCCCGTCCAAGATCACCAGCATCCGGCTCAACATCGAGCACCTCGACGCCCTCATGAACCTGGTGGGGGAGCTGGTCCTCAACAAGGCCCGGCTGCTCAACATCGCGGCGCGGCGCGAGGTGCCGGACCTGCGGGAGGCCCTCAAGGAGTTCGAGCGCATCTCGCACTCCCTGCAGGACCGGGTCCTCAAGACGCGCATGGTGCCCATCGCCTTGCTCCTGGACACCTATCCCCGGATGGTGCGGGATCTCGCGCGCGACAAGGGCAAGCCCGTCGATTTCGCGGTCGCGGGACAGGATATCGAGGCGGACCGCATCCTCCTGGAGGAGCTCAACCAGCCCTTGGTCCACATCCTGCGCAACGTGGTCGACCACGGCATCGAGTCCGCGGAGGAGCGGCGGCGGGCCGGCAAGCCCGCCGCCGGCCGCGTGTCCTTGGCCGCCCGGCAGGAGAAAGGACAGCTGCGCATCACGGTGACGGACGACGGCCGGGGCATGTCGCCGGAGCGGATCAAGCGCAAGGCCGTGGACAAGGGCTTCCTGACGGAGGCGGAGGCGGAGAGCCTCTCCCGCGAGGAAGCCTTCATGCTGATCTGCAAGCCGGGGTTCTCCACCGCCGAGAAGCTTTCCGAGACCTCCGGCCGGGGGGTGGGCATGGACGCGGTCAAGGCCCTGGTCGACAAGCACAACGGCAGGCTCAGGATCGAGTCGACCGAGGGCCAGGGCACCTCCATGAGCATCTCGCTGCCCCTGAGCCTGGCCATCATCCGGACTCTGCTGGTGCGCAGCGGCCCGGACGTCTACGTCATCCCTTTGCGCAACGTGCGCGAGCTGGTCGGCATCGGCAGGCACAACCTGCGCACCATCGAGGGCCGCAGAGCCATCATCCTGCGCGACGAGGTCATCCCCCTCTTCGCCCTCGAGGAGTTATACTTCGGCAAAGCCGCGGGGGCCGCGGCCGGACCGTACGCCGTCGTGCTCGATCACGAGCGGCGCATAGCCCTCCAGGTGGACGCCCTGGTGGGCCAGCAAGAGGTCGTCATCAAGACGCTCACCGGCCTCATGCGCAAGGTCAGAGGCTTCAGCGGGGCCACCATCCTGGGCGACGGCCGGGCGGCGCTGATCGTGGATATCGAGGAACTGCTGTAG